The following are from one region of the Stanieria sp. NIES-3757 genome:
- a CDS encoding glycosyl transferase, group 1, producing the protein MKVTHVNRSDTGGGAAIAAYRLHKKMLELGIDSQMVVDDKNSDDYTVIGSSNLFGKGWGKIQSTLNNLPLRFYQHRDRVHFSLQWLPSNINARLDAIAPDLIHLHWIGGGYFPVEKIAQFNRPLVWTLHDMWAFTGGCHYSQQCDRYKQSCGQCPILKSNQNWDFSRWLWRRKAKAWQDIDLTIVTPSKWLAQCASASSLFKGLRIEVIPNGLNSKKYKPIDKQLAKSLLDLPQDKQIILFGAINATGDPRKGFHLLMPALQKLKSYSTSDHIELVVFGASQPRNPPDFGFKVNYQGKLNDDVSIALLYAAADIFVAPSVQDNLPNTVMEALACGTPCAAFKIGGMPDLIDHQQNGYLATAYEPEDLARGIAWILENPERWQHLSIGARAKVEREYTIERQAQTYLKLYEDILEERNATKFN; encoded by the coding sequence ATGAAAGTAACCCATGTAAATAGATCGGATACTGGTGGAGGAGCAGCAATAGCAGCTTATCGATTACATAAAAAAATGCTGGAGCTAGGGATTGACTCCCAAATGGTGGTTGATGATAAAAACAGCGACGACTATACCGTAATCGGTTCATCCAACCTGTTTGGCAAAGGATGGGGTAAGATTCAATCAACTCTAAATAATCTACCTTTGCGTTTTTATCAACATCGCGATCGCGTGCATTTTTCTCTGCAATGGTTACCCAGTAACATTAATGCTCGACTAGATGCGATCGCTCCAGATTTAATTCATCTACATTGGATTGGTGGTGGTTATTTTCCTGTCGAAAAAATCGCTCAATTTAACCGTCCGCTTGTTTGGACGTTACATGATATGTGGGCGTTTACTGGAGGTTGTCATTATAGCCAACAATGCGATCGCTATAAGCAATCTTGTGGTCAATGTCCCATCCTCAAAAGTAACCAAAATTGGGATTTTTCTCGCTGGTTGTGGCGACGTAAAGCTAAAGCATGGCAGGATATCGATCTAACGATTGTTACCCCTAGTAAATGGTTAGCTCAGTGTGCTAGTGCTAGTTCTTTATTTAAAGGTTTACGAATTGAAGTCATTCCCAACGGTTTGAATAGTAAAAAATATAAGCCTATTGATAAACAGCTAGCCAAATCTTTATTGGACTTACCCCAAGATAAACAAATCATTTTATTTGGTGCAATTAATGCCACTGGCGATCCTAGAAAAGGCTTTCATTTACTCATGCCAGCTTTGCAAAAACTTAAAAGTTATTCTACAAGCGATCACATAGAATTAGTCGTTTTTGGTGCTTCTCAACCAAGAAATCCACCAGATTTTGGCTTTAAAGTTAATTATCAAGGAAAATTAAATGATGATGTTTCAATAGCATTACTCTATGCTGCTGCAGATATTTTTGTTGCTCCTTCTGTTCAAGATAATTTACCCAATACAGTGATGGAAGCATTGGCTTGTGGGACTCCTTGTGCTGCTTTTAAGATCGGCGGTATGCCCGATCTGATTGACCATCAACAAAATGGCTATTTAGCAACAGCATACGAGCCTGAAGATTTAGCGCGGGGAATTGCTTGGATACTAGAAAACCCAGAACGTTGGCAACATTTATCAATTGGTGCCAGAGCCAAAGTAGAACGGGAATATACTATTGAAAGACAAGCCCAGACATACCTCAAACTTTATGAAGATATTTTAGAAGAGCGTAATGCAACTAAATTTAACTAA
- a CDS encoding putative glycosyl transferase: MDNFLVSIITVVFNGKKYLEQAIQSVINQSYKNIEYIIIDGGSTDGTIEIIKRYEGNIDHWISESDRGLYDAMNKGIALANGEIIGILNSDDLYFQDTVLEVVKAYQNYQHPCVIYGNMLKFNDEQGKVSWHRGDLTAHAFKTARIAINHPTCFVQRSLYKKFGGFKPEYEVGADRELMMRFHSQGVTFINTNKTLAKFRLGGTTSYQSLVSIFKREIIQEYKLLNSYAINEKIIALVLFKKVIQASRKWLLYKLLGEKLTNQIIMFYVSKKFTLPS, translated from the coding sequence ATGGATAATTTTTTAGTTTCAATAATTACTGTGGTTTTTAATGGAAAAAAATATCTAGAACAAGCTATACAATCAGTAATTAATCAATCTTACAAAAACATAGAATATATTATTATCGATGGTGGTTCAACAGATGGAACAATAGAGATTATCAAAAGATATGAGGGGAACATTGACCATTGGATTAGCGAAAGCGATCGCGGTCTTTATGATGCGATGAATAAGGGAATTGCTTTGGCTAATGGAGAAATTATCGGCATTTTAAATAGTGACGATTTATATTTTCAAGACACAGTTTTAGAAGTAGTAAAAGCCTATCAAAATTATCAGCATCCCTGTGTTATTTACGGTAATATGCTTAAGTTTAATGACGAACAGGGAAAAGTATCTTGGCATCGAGGAGATTTAACCGCTCATGCTTTTAAAACAGCCAGAATTGCTATCAATCATCCTACCTGTTTTGTCCAGCGATCTCTTTATAAAAAATTCGGTGGATTTAAACCTGAATATGAAGTAGGTGCAGATCGAGAATTAATGATGAGATTCCACAGTCAAGGTGTGACTTTTATTAATACTAATAAAACTCTCGCTAAATTTCGACTAGGAGGCACAACTTCGTATCAAAGTTTAGTAAGTATTTTTAAACGCGAAATCATTCAAGAATATAAATTATTAAATTCCTACGCCATCAATGAAAAAATAATTGCACTTGTCTTATTTAAAAAAGTAATTCAAGCATCAAGAAAATGGTTATTATATAAACTTTTGGGAGAAAAATTAACTAATCAAATTATTATGTTTTACGTTAGCAAAAAATTTACTCTTCCCAGTTAA
- a CDS encoding glycosyltransferase: protein MKLAFLAGQNSIHTVRWVNAMVEKVSELHLLTMHQPNDPIDQRVKIHQLPYQAPHGYFFNRKHLKKILANLQPDLLHVHYASGYGTLGRLTGYHPLILSVWGSDVYDFPATSFLHRAIVAANLRQADWVCSTSEVMAKQTQSICPDLPNLSMTPFGIDIEKFSPVPTLRDDNYLTVGTVKRLTPKYGIDILLKAFAQAKTMAAIDHPAIANKLRLMIVGDGSQKKELESLAQQLKIQDITNFVGAVPHEQVPHYLNQMDIYVAASRLDSESFGVAVLEASACGLPVVVSDAGGLPEVVEDRVTGYITPKENVEATAKAILRLIQNEQDRTLMGLAGRKLVCDRYVWQDNVELMGQIYQELLHKTQNILNN from the coding sequence ATGAAACTGGCTTTTTTAGCAGGGCAAAATTCAATCCATACGGTACGCTGGGTAAATGCAATGGTAGAGAAAGTGAGTGAATTACACTTGCTGACAATGCACCAACCTAATGATCCTATCGATCAAAGAGTTAAAATCCATCAATTACCTTACCAAGCTCCTCATGGCTATTTTTTTAACCGCAAGCACCTCAAAAAAATCTTAGCCAACCTTCAACCAGATTTATTACACGTTCATTACGCCAGTGGTTATGGAACTTTAGGTCGTCTTACTGGTTATCATCCCTTAATCTTATCGGTTTGGGGTAGTGATGTTTATGATTTTCCTGCAACCAGTTTCCTACACCGTGCTATAGTCGCAGCTAATCTTCGTCAAGCCGACTGGGTATGTTCTACTAGTGAAGTAATGGCAAAACAAACCCAGTCTATTTGTCCCGATCTTCCCAATCTAAGTATGACACCCTTTGGGATCGATATTGAAAAGTTTAGTCCCGTCCCTACATTACGGGATGACAATTATTTAACCGTGGGGACAGTGAAAAGATTAACACCCAAATATGGGATCGATATTTTACTCAAAGCCTTTGCTCAAGCTAAAACAATGGCAGCTATTGATCATCCCGCAATTGCTAATAAACTTAGATTAATGATTGTGGGTGATGGTTCCCAAAAAAAAGAGCTAGAATCTTTAGCACAACAACTCAAGATACAAGATATTACAAATTTTGTGGGTGCAGTCCCACACGAACAAGTTCCCCATTATCTTAATCAAATGGATATCTATGTCGCAGCTAGTCGTTTAGATAGCGAAAGTTTTGGGGTAGCAGTGTTAGAAGCTTCAGCTTGTGGTTTACCCGTCGTTGTTTCCGATGCAGGAGGTTTACCAGAAGTTGTAGAAGATCGAGTAACGGGTTATATTACTCCTAAAGAAAATGTTGAGGCTACAGCCAAAGCCATCTTACGACTGATTCAAAACGAGCAAGACCGCACTTTAATGGGTTTAGCAGGAAGAAAACTAGTTTGCGATCGCTATGTTTGGCAAGATAACGTAGAGCTTATGGGACAAATTTATCAGGAACTGTTACATAAAACCCAAAATATTCTCAATAATTAA
- a CDS encoding Glycosyl transferase, family 2, whose amino-acid sequence MVISPDSFANDLPSVTVAIPTYNEEAYIEKVVQEFLASKYPRLIEIIIADGNSSDRTQEIVKKISLLDKRVKLIINPHKIQSYALNLILQQAKGDIFLRADAHCEYASDYVEKCIKALLETKADNAGGAQRFVAAGAFQAGVAIAANSILGNGGAKYRNINYNGYADTVYLGCFWRKALLEVDNNSDLEEINVFDTSQITNQDAELNQKLLNHNPEAIYVSSDIKVWYYPRKTWKSLWIQYFKYGRGRYLTSVKHPDRMQLRGKLPFLFILTLILLLLLDLFFSNLNLHIREIILAGLSIPFLESLRVNWKLKNRFANEIWRGKPELIPSLLTRWFYTGIVILTMPLAHFFGYGFQLCKNTILQIRGW is encoded by the coding sequence ATGGTTATTTCACCTGACTCATTTGCCAACGATTTACCTTCAGTAACAGTTGCTATTCCTACCTATAACGAAGAAGCCTATATAGAAAAAGTTGTTCAAGAATTTTTGGCTAGTAAATATCCCAGACTAATCGAAATTATAATTGCCGATGGCAACAGTAGCGATCGCACTCAGGAAATAGTTAAAAAAATTTCCTTATTAGACAAACGAGTCAAGCTCATAATTAATCCACACAAAATTCAATCCTACGCTCTTAATTTAATCTTGCAGCAAGCCAAAGGAGACATTTTTTTGCGTGCAGATGCTCATTGTGAATATGCCTCTGATTATGTAGAAAAATGTATCAAAGCTTTGCTAGAAACTAAAGCCGACAATGCAGGTGGCGCACAGCGTTTTGTTGCTGCTGGTGCTTTTCAAGCAGGAGTAGCCATAGCTGCTAATAGTATTTTAGGTAATGGTGGTGCAAAATATAGAAATATTAATTATAACGGTTATGCCGATACTGTATATCTAGGGTGTTTTTGGCGTAAAGCATTATTAGAAGTAGATAACAACTCTGATTTAGAAGAGATTAATGTTTTTGACACCTCTCAAATCACGAATCAAGATGCAGAATTAAATCAAAAATTACTCAATCACAATCCCGAAGCTATCTATGTAAGCTCAGATATTAAAGTGTGGTACTATCCAAGAAAAACTTGGAAATCTTTATGGATTCAATATTTTAAATATGGTAGAGGACGCTATCTTACTAGTGTAAAACATCCAGATAGAATGCAACTTCGAGGTAAATTACCCTTTTTATTTATCTTGACTCTAATTTTACTGTTATTGCTTGATTTGTTTTTTTCTAATCTTAATTTACATATACGGGAAATAATTCTAGCTGGTTTATCGATCCCTTTTCTCGAAAGTTTACGTGTCAATTGGAAGCTAAAAAATCGATTTGCTAATGAGATCTGGCGAGGAAAACCTGAACTAATACCATCTTTATTAACTCGTTGGTTTTACACTGGAATTGTCATCTTAACAATGCCTTTGGCTCATTTTTTTGGTTATGGTTTTCAACTATGTAAAAATACAATTTTACAGATTAGGGGTTGGTAA
- a CDS encoding putative polysaccharide biosynthesis protein has translation MLKRLSKINQKFSPEKLKIISNISWLVGERLLGMVINFVVVIYVVRYLGSANFGKLSYCISFVGLFEAIAKLGLDDIVVRNLVRDKEHTNTILGSSFVLKLIGSLAACSLIGVSILTFNDDWQTRWMTLIIAFGLVFTSFDVIDYWFQSQVKSGAIVIFRSVQLILSSLTKLIFVIWQFPLIAFVWLVLFDYLAKAIAKICVYWQHHYSVFNWRFNWLQASRLLKDSCPLILSGVMVAIYMKIDQVMLGNLANDQAVGNYAAAVRFSEIWYFIPIAICSSVYPAIIQAKQRSEQEYYSKLQQLYDFMVWIALAIAIPMTFVAKPLMIRLLGAEYAEAGEILSWHIWAGVFVFLGVARSKWLMVENFTVFSFATTSIGALTNVVLNFCLIPTYQGNGAAIATVISYAIAAYFACIFYPPMFKTGWMLTKALCIPFRFRQNLVYFQAIKTKIL, from the coding sequence ATGCTAAAACGATTATCTAAAATTAACCAAAAATTTAGTCCCGAAAAACTCAAGATTATTAGTAATATAAGTTGGTTGGTTGGTGAACGGCTCTTGGGTATGGTAATCAACTTTGTGGTAGTTATTTATGTAGTTAGATATTTAGGTTCGGCGAACTTTGGCAAACTAAGCTATTGCATCAGCTTTGTAGGTTTATTTGAAGCTATTGCCAAATTAGGATTAGATGATATTGTCGTTCGTAATTTAGTTCGAGACAAAGAACATACTAATACTATTCTCGGTTCATCTTTTGTTTTAAAATTAATTGGTTCGTTAGCTGCTTGCAGTTTGATCGGGGTTAGCATTCTGACTTTTAATGATGACTGGCAAACTCGCTGGATGACTTTAATTATTGCTTTTGGTTTGGTTTTTACTTCTTTTGATGTGATTGATTATTGGTTTCAATCTCAAGTTAAATCAGGAGCGATCGTCATTTTTAGAAGTGTACAATTAATTTTAAGTTCTTTAACCAAATTAATTTTTGTGATTTGGCAATTTCCTTTGATTGCTTTTGTTTGGTTAGTACTATTTGACTACTTGGCTAAAGCGATCGCTAAAATTTGTGTGTATTGGCAACATCATTATTCTGTTTTTAATTGGCGGTTTAATTGGTTACAAGCAAGTAGATTACTGAAAGATTCTTGTCCCCTAATTTTATCTGGGGTGATGGTTGCTATTTACATGAAAATCGATCAAGTAATGTTGGGTAATCTAGCTAATGATCAAGCCGTAGGAAATTATGCTGCTGCGGTGAGATTTTCCGAAATTTGGTATTTTATCCCAATCGCAATTTGTTCTTCAGTTTATCCTGCAATTATTCAAGCCAAACAAAGAAGTGAGCAAGAATACTACTCTAAATTACAACAATTATATGATTTTATGGTTTGGATAGCGTTAGCAATTGCTATTCCGATGACTTTTGTAGCAAAACCTTTAATGATTAGATTACTAGGTGCAGAATATGCTGAAGCAGGAGAAATTTTATCATGGCACATTTGGGCTGGAGTTTTCGTCTTTTTAGGCGTAGCTCGTAGCAAATGGTTAATGGTAGAAAATTTTACGGTATTTAGTTTTGCGACTACCAGTATAGGTGCATTAACTAATGTAGTCTTGAATTTTTGCCTAATTCCTACTTATCAAGGCAACGGTGCTGCGATCGCAACTGTAATTTCTTATGCTATTGCTGCCTATTTTGCTTGTATTTTTTATCCCCCAATGTTTAAAACTGGTTGGATGTTAACTAAAGCTCTCTGTATACCCTTCAGATTTCGCCAAAATTTAGTTTATTTTCAGGCAATTAAAACTAAGATATTGTAA